The following proteins come from a genomic window of Candidatus Saccharibacteria bacterium oral taxon 488:
- a CDS encoding GTP-binding protein LepA, translating to MSHITVQPLPGYKEVKPFVYAGFFPVSNEDYNDLKEAIEKLSLSDSALQFEPENSPVLGYGVRIGFLGLLHMDIIRERLEREYNLDLIVTNPSTDYQVSLTNGEELDIKSASELPDPAQITEVREPWIDGEIVVPQDYIGAVIQLIVTKRGRQKNLSYIDERALISFTAPLANLLTDFYDQLKSVTSGYGSFNYELAGYQPEDLVRVDFYVAGEMVDALSVMCHRSEAPGLGREIVKKLKEVVPRQSFEVALQAAIGGKFIARENIGAYRKDVTGYLYGGDVSRKKKLLAKQARGKKRMKRFGKVDIPSEAFTIMLRRD from the coding sequence ATGTCTCATATTACCGTCCAGCCCCTCCCCGGCTACAAAGAAGTTAAACCCTTCGTCTACGCGGGCTTTTTTCCGGTGTCTAACGAAGATTATAATGACCTGAAAGAGGCTATTGAAAAGCTGAGTCTGAGCGATTCGGCGCTGCAGTTTGAGCCGGAGAATTCGCCAGTGCTGGGCTATGGTGTGCGGATTGGTTTCCTAGGTTTATTACACATGGACATCATTCGTGAGCGGCTGGAACGTGAGTATAATCTGGACCTCATCGTCACCAATCCGAGCACGGATTATCAGGTCAGTTTAACTAACGGCGAGGAGCTGGATATCAAGTCAGCCAGCGAATTGCCCGATCCAGCACAAATCACCGAGGTTCGTGAGCCGTGGATTGATGGCGAAATTGTGGTACCGCAGGACTACATCGGTGCAGTGATTCAGCTGATTGTCACCAAGCGTGGTCGGCAGAAAAACCTCAGCTACATCGATGAGCGGGCGCTGATTTCCTTTACGGCACCGCTGGCAAATCTGCTGACGGATTTTTATGATCAATTGAAGTCGGTGACCAGTGGCTACGGCTCGTTTAACTATGAGCTAGCGGGCTATCAGCCGGAGGATTTGGTGCGCGTTGATTTCTATGTGGCGGGCGAAATGGTCGATGCACTCAGTGTGATGTGCCACCGCTCGGAGGCGCCAGGCTTGGGCCGGGAGATCGTCAAAAAGCTCAAAGAGGTGGTGCCACGCCAGAGCTTTGAAGTGGCATTGCAGGCGGCGATTGGCGGCAAATTCATCGCTCGCGAAAACATCGGCGCCTACCGCAAAGACGTCACCGGCTATCTCTACGGCGGCGACGTCAGTCGTAAGAAGAAGCTCCTCGCCAAACAAGCCCGCGGCAAAAAACGTATGAAACGCTTCGGCAAGGTTGACATTCCGTCAGAAGCGTTTACAATAATGTTGAGGAGAGATTAG
- a CDS encoding YdcF family protein, with the protein MPRSQLALTDQDWHHLHVLWEYLCVESRLPARADAIVIGGAGSMIDSAERAAELYHAGVSQRIVVSGFANPYHGATETEATLLGRQLQCLAVPNSAILFEHHAANTGENITRSAQLLAGAAIQAKDIILIHKPYMTRRFLATAEAQWPYPRPRLYVTSQPTTVEAYYRLYEATYGSAAMMLTLMLGDYERIKTYPTKGFSTPQPLSPSADTAWQALVARGFLPKAQ; encoded by the coding sequence ATGCCGCGTAGCCAGCTAGCTCTCACTGATCAAGACTGGCACCATCTTCACGTGCTGTGGGAATATCTTTGCGTTGAGAGTCGGCTACCGGCGCGGGCGGATGCTATCGTGATCGGTGGCGCGGGATCTATGATTGATAGCGCTGAGCGAGCGGCCGAGCTATATCATGCGGGAGTGAGTCAACGGATCGTGGTGTCAGGATTTGCTAATCCCTATCATGGGGCAACAGAAACCGAAGCAACGCTGCTGGGGCGACAGCTCCAATGTTTGGCGGTGCCGAACTCGGCAATCCTGTTTGAACACCACGCTGCTAATACCGGCGAAAATATCACTCGTTCGGCTCAGTTGCTGGCGGGGGCGGCAATCCAGGCTAAGGATATCATTTTAATCCATAAACCGTATATGACGCGTCGATTTTTGGCAACTGCCGAGGCTCAGTGGCCGTATCCGCGGCCGCGACTGTATGTAACTAGTCAGCCGACAACAGTAGAAGCATATTATCGCCTATACGAGGCAACTTATGGCAGTGCCGCCATGATGCTGACGTTGATGCTGGGTGATTATGAGCGGATAAAGACCTATCCTACCAAGGGATTTTCGACGCCTCAGCCGTTATCTCCCTCGGCGGACACGGCTTGGCAGGCGCTCGTGGCGCGTGGTTTTTTGCCGAAGGCGCAGTAG
- a CDS encoding RS21-C6 protein, whose protein sequence is MNPQTISLTELQKHLDQTCKEKGWDKNSVTEVFLLFTEEVGELAKAIRKETGFKGEKKPDNHDNLREEFADVLNYLMELANRFDVNLAEVYFEKHKINQTRQWK, encoded by the coding sequence ATGAATCCACAAACAATAAGCTTAACTGAATTACAAAAACACCTCGATCAAACGTGTAAAGAAAAAGGATGGGATAAAAATTCTGTTACCGAAGTATTCTTATTGTTTACCGAGGAAGTTGGTGAGTTGGCGAAAGCAATTCGCAAAGAGACGGGATTTAAGGGTGAGAAAAAGCCTGACAATCACGACAATCTGCGCGAGGAGTTTGCGGACGTGTTGAATTATTTGATGGAATTGGCAAATCGGTTTGACGTCAATTTGGCGGAAGTGTATTTTGAGAAGCACAAGATCAACCAGACGCGGCAGTGGAAATAA
- the murJ gene encoding murein biosynthesis integral membrane protein MurJ, with the protein MNQRLTVKLAATILASSMLLSSLLGLLRDRFLNAAYFPNEKAHLAGYPVGLDAYTAAFMVPDFMFAILVSGALSVTFIPVFNERWIKGNKQSAWQISSSMINLMALVTLVTSVLIIIFADPLMKYLIAPGLSEAGHALAVSMMRVIAVNPLIFAVAAVIASIQQAVGRFTFYALAPMLYNVGIIIGTLWFTNGINLFGWQIFDGGIMGVALGVVLGSVLQLIVSAVGLIGLGFDYDFKIYWRNHGFRKVLSLLPARSIDQGMDYVVSLAEVNLASRMGDGVIRRYNQALTLHMMPINLIGVAISNAAFPQLTERLASERPDLFRRDLRSFLRTVIWMIIPICVVTFFARGYVVHFINNNGDPVMANILGCLVMAILFRTVYHMVARGFYAQQDTKTPMYVSIFAIVLNVALAVILGYYVKLGPYGLAWAQSVVAFVEVVILCVILGRRMPQLFDATFVKAVAKMALAAVPLAVACYVSVLVIPFRASDDSFLGALPKFGAITIFNFVVYGALSKWLKLPEIDPVLARIKRLLFSRFDMSKLRR; encoded by the coding sequence ATCAATCAGCGGCTGACGGTCAAGTTAGCCGCCACGATTTTGGCGAGCTCGATGTTGCTGTCGAGCCTGCTAGGGCTGCTGCGCGATCGCTTTTTGAATGCGGCGTATTTCCCGAACGAGAAGGCTCACTTGGCTGGCTATCCGGTCGGGCTGGATGCCTATACGGCAGCGTTCATGGTGCCGGATTTTATGTTTGCGATTCTAGTGTCGGGGGCGCTGAGCGTCACTTTCATCCCGGTGTTTAATGAACGATGGATCAAGGGCAACAAGCAGTCAGCCTGGCAAATTAGCTCGAGCATGATTAATTTGATGGCATTGGTGACGCTGGTAACGAGTGTTCTAATCATCATTTTTGCTGATCCGCTGATGAAATATCTGATCGCGCCAGGGCTGAGCGAGGCTGGTCACGCATTGGCAGTCAGTATGATGCGAGTGATCGCGGTAAATCCGCTGATCTTTGCGGTGGCAGCGGTGATCGCTAGTATCCAGCAAGCGGTCGGTCGCTTCACCTTCTATGCGCTGGCGCCGATGCTGTACAATGTCGGGATTATCATCGGTACGCTATGGTTTACCAATGGCATTAATCTGTTCGGTTGGCAGATCTTTGATGGTGGCATTATGGGCGTGGCGCTCGGCGTGGTGCTCGGGTCGGTGCTGCAGCTCATCGTCAGTGCGGTTGGATTGATCGGCCTCGGTTTTGATTATGATTTCAAGATTTATTGGCGTAATCACGGCTTCCGCAAAGTTTTGTCGCTGCTACCAGCCCGCTCGATTGATCAGGGGATGGATTATGTGGTTAGTCTGGCCGAAGTCAACTTGGCGTCGCGGATGGGGGACGGTGTCATTCGTCGTTATAATCAAGCCTTGACGCTACACATGATGCCGATCAACCTCATTGGTGTCGCTATTTCCAACGCTGCCTTTCCGCAGCTAACTGAACGCCTTGCCTCAGAGCGGCCGGATCTATTTCGCAGAGACTTGCGGTCATTTCTCAGGACGGTGATCTGGATGATTATCCCGATTTGTGTGGTGACATTTTTCGCCCGTGGCTACGTGGTGCACTTTATCAATAATAATGGCGATCCGGTCATGGCGAACATTCTCGGCTGTTTGGTAATGGCGATTTTATTCAGGACGGTATACCACATGGTGGCGCGCGGATTTTATGCGCAGCAGGACACCAAGACGCCGATGTATGTGTCGATTTTTGCGATTGTGCTGAATGTGGCGCTGGCGGTGATACTTGGCTACTACGTGAAACTTGGCCCGTATGGTCTGGCGTGGGCACAGTCGGTCGTGGCCTTTGTCGAGGTGGTGATTTTGTGCGTCATTTTAGGGCGGCGCATGCCACAGCTGTTTGATGCGACGTTTGTCAAAGCGGTCGCCAAGATGGCGTTAGCCGCGGTGCCGCTAGCGGTGGCGTGCTACGTCAGCGTGTTGGTAATTCCGTTCCGGGCGTCGGATGACAGCTTTTTAGGGGCGCTGCCCAAGTTTGGGGCGATCACGATTTTCAATTTTGTCGTGTACGGTGCATTGTCCAAGTGGTTAAAGCTGCCAGAAATCGACCCGGTCTTGGCACGAATTAAACGGCTGCTGTTTTCGCGATTTGATATGAGCAAGTTGAGGCGCTGA
- the hflB gene encoding ATP-dependent zinc metalloprotease FtsH, with protein MAGKTPKNTKKGVGQVARLGLFWAIIVFLGLAVYAALSPNSNLKNVALTDVVRRANAGEIAKIDIQGNDLKITPKGQKQPTEKSVKESGSTIYEQGLNKDAKVEINVLPPSQTGEVLWNLTVMIVPVVIIVIFFMFMMRQAQGQNNQAMGFGKSKARLYGEDKEKVLFEDIAGNDNAKQDLQEVVDFLKHPKKYKELGAKIPKGVLLVGNPGTGKTMLARAVAGEAGVPFFSISGSEFVEMFVGVGASRVRDLFSKAKKNAPCIIFIDEIDAVGRKRGSGMGGGHDEREQTLNQILVEMDGFDGDTNVIVLAATNRADVLDPALLRPGRFDRRVTITLPERKDREAILKVHFKKKPTDETVDLDKLAAKTAGSSGADLANIANEAAIIAARRNKKKITNEELTEAFERVAIGPERKAKVMNDHEKELTAYHEAGHAIVGHVLPDSDPVHKVTIIPRGGTGGVTWFLPPEDKSYTNVYEFKDILARAMGGRIAEQIIYGDDGITTGAGSDLRKATEIARDMIIEQGMGKGLRDQVFHEDNGGLMFDKMTRERPYSDETAKLIDQEVSQLITEAKQRAMLVLKANRPFLDKLAEALLKDETLEEAAVDEILSGTKLPKEAKLHA; from the coding sequence ATGGCAGGAAAGACGCCAAAGAATACTAAGAAAGGGGTCGGGCAGGTTGCTCGGCTGGGACTGTTTTGGGCAATCATTGTTTTTCTTGGGCTGGCAGTGTACGCGGCGCTGTCACCAAATAGCAACTTGAAGAATGTGGCATTGACCGATGTAGTGCGACGGGCAAATGCCGGGGAAATTGCCAAGATTGATATTCAGGGCAATGATCTGAAAATTACTCCCAAAGGCCAAAAACAGCCGACCGAGAAATCAGTCAAGGAATCCGGTAGTACGATTTATGAGCAAGGTTTGAACAAGGACGCCAAGGTCGAAATTAACGTTCTGCCGCCATCGCAAACCGGTGAGGTGCTGTGGAACCTGACAGTGATGATCGTACCGGTGGTGATCATCGTGATCTTCTTCATGTTCATGATGCGCCAGGCGCAGGGGCAGAATAACCAAGCGATGGGCTTTGGCAAATCAAAGGCGCGGCTGTACGGCGAGGACAAAGAGAAGGTGCTGTTTGAGGATATCGCCGGCAATGATAATGCCAAGCAGGACCTGCAAGAAGTCGTCGATTTCTTAAAGCACCCGAAAAAATACAAGGAGCTGGGTGCTAAGATCCCGAAGGGCGTCTTGCTAGTCGGTAATCCGGGTACCGGTAAAACCATGCTGGCGCGGGCGGTGGCTGGCGAGGCGGGCGTGCCGTTCTTCTCAATTTCTGGCTCGGAGTTTGTCGAGATGTTTGTCGGTGTTGGTGCCAGCCGGGTGCGTGATCTCTTTTCAAAGGCCAAGAAAAATGCGCCGTGCATCATCTTTATCGACGAGATTGACGCGGTGGGCCGCAAGCGCGGCTCGGGTATGGGTGGCGGACACGATGAGCGCGAGCAGACCTTGAACCAGATTCTAGTGGAAATGGATGGCTTTGACGGCGACACTAATGTGATCGTGCTAGCGGCGACCAACCGAGCGGACGTGCTGGACCCAGCATTGCTGCGGCCGGGTCGGTTTGATCGGCGAGTGACAATTACCCTGCCGGAGCGCAAAGACCGCGAGGCGATTCTGAAAGTTCATTTCAAGAAAAAGCCAACCGACGAGACAGTTGACCTCGATAAATTGGCCGCCAAGACAGCTGGCTCATCGGGGGCGGATCTCGCTAATATCGCCAATGAAGCAGCAATTATCGCTGCACGCCGTAACAAGAAGAAAATTACCAACGAGGAGTTGACCGAGGCGTTCGAGCGGGTGGCTATCGGCCCAGAGCGCAAAGCCAAGGTGATGAATGACCACGAGAAGGAATTGACGGCGTATCATGAAGCTGGCCACGCCATTGTTGGTCACGTCTTGCCAGACTCCGACCCAGTTCACAAGGTGACGATTATTCCGCGCGGCGGCACTGGCGGTGTAACCTGGTTCCTACCGCCAGAGGATAAGAGCTACACCAACGTCTATGAGTTCAAGGATATCTTGGCTCGGGCCATGGGCGGCCGAATTGCCGAGCAGATTATCTACGGTGATGATGGTATCACCACCGGCGCTGGCTCAGACCTGCGTAAAGCCACCGAGATTGCCCGTGATATGATCATCGAGCAGGGTATGGGTAAGGGCCTACGCGACCAAGTATTTCACGAAGACAACGGCGGGCTGATGTTTGATAAGATGACCCGCGAGCGGCCGTACTCGGATGAGACTGCTAAACTGATCGATCAGGAAGTGTCGCAGCTGATCACCGAGGCCAAACAACGGGCGATGCTGGTGCTTAAAGCCAATCGTCCGTTCCTCGATAAATTGGCTGAGGCACTGCTCAAAGACGAAACCTTGGAGGAAGCGGCGGTGGACGAGATTCTTTCAGGAACGAAACTGCCAAAGGAAGCAAAATTGCACGCATAA
- the tilS gene encoding tRNA lysidine(34) synthetase TilS, with amino-acid sequence MKRLIAVSGGVDSVVLLDSVLRHGQDEVVVAHFDHGIRAESAADARFVVGLASRYNVPYVTRREELGAAASEDTARQRRYQFLFNAAARWGGRVTTAHHQDDVIETIALNLRRGTRWRGLAAMGDQRIERPLSEWTKQDIYDYALRHRLEWVEDATNQSNAYLRNQLRRQLHMKLTDQQRAALGQLWHQQRQLCREIDQETLRLSPRLSSRYFWAHIPIEPARELLHREVQRLTGVSLLSAQLDRLLIAIKTGRAGTVWQPTASVRVKLSVKSVTIKRVTR; translated from the coding sequence ATGAAGCGACTGATTGCGGTATCGGGTGGGGTGGACAGCGTGGTACTCCTCGACAGCGTATTGCGGCATGGGCAGGACGAGGTAGTGGTGGCTCACTTTGATCATGGAATTCGGGCAGAATCGGCGGCTGATGCGCGGTTCGTGGTGGGGCTCGCGAGCCGGTATAATGTGCCATATGTTACCAGGCGTGAAGAATTGGGCGCGGCAGCCAGTGAGGATACGGCGCGCCAGCGGCGGTATCAATTTCTCTTTAATGCGGCGGCACGCTGGGGCGGGCGCGTGACGACGGCCCATCACCAGGATGACGTGATTGAGACGATAGCACTCAATCTGCGGCGTGGTACGCGCTGGCGGGGCTTGGCGGCTATGGGCGATCAGCGGATTGAGCGGCCGCTATCGGAATGGACAAAGCAAGACATATATGATTATGCACTGCGCCACCGGCTGGAGTGGGTGGAGGACGCGACGAATCAGTCAAATGCTTATCTGCGTAATCAGCTGCGTCGGCAGCTTCATATGAAATTGACTGATCAGCAGCGGGCGGCGCTTGGTCAGTTATGGCACCAGCAGCGGCAGTTATGCCGAGAGATTGACCAAGAGACGCTGCGGTTGTCGCCACGCCTCAGCAGTCGTTATTTTTGGGCGCATATCCCAATTGAGCCGGCGCGCGAGCTGCTCCACCGAGAAGTGCAGCGACTGACTGGCGTGTCGCTGCTCTCAGCACAGCTGGATCGACTGTTGATCGCCATCAAAACTGGCCGAGCAGGAACGGTGTGGCAGCCAACCGCCAGCGTGCGGGTGAAATTATCCGTAAAAAGTGTTACAATAAAACGAGTGACTCGCTAG
- a CDS encoding FAD-binding protein — translation MAQKPTFDYDVIVIGSGAGGSPAATILARAGKKVAIIERGTFGGESPNWGDIPTGALLYTADVYHEAKTAAKFGLRTSTVGYNYPSLLAWKDTAIKRTGTGGNRSYYEKQGISVFTGSAHFLSPNEITVSRRHLSARKFLIASGSTWRDDHIPGLDEVAYHTPQTILSLKRPPKTLFVVGSGTTVMELAYLFSTFGSKVYVAETAGRILPEFDQEVGELIAADAKAQRGMNILTQTKLVAVQKDGIAKRVTYARGGQQHSVRVDEILIADDRLPTTDIGLENAGVAYTEHGIQVSEAMQTSARHIFAAGSVVDLQAQTHTILSHSRTAAHNLLHRNFIALDDTPRLTIAFTDPQIARTGLDEDDCLRRDLKVSIALAPLTLTARSNITDRRSGFVKLISDKKGVLLGATIVAPGASDLMTGLSLAIRHGLTAKQLMSTPNCFVAWSEAVRIAAGKLAA, via the coding sequence ATGGCACAAAAACCAACTTTTGACTATGATGTAATTGTTATCGGCAGCGGTGCTGGCGGTTCACCGGCCGCAACCATCTTGGCGCGCGCTGGCAAGAAAGTCGCCATCATTGAGCGCGGTACCTTTGGCGGCGAATCCCCAAACTGGGGCGACATTCCGACTGGCGCCCTACTCTATACCGCTGACGTCTATCACGAGGCCAAAACAGCGGCCAAGTTTGGCCTGCGCACCAGCACAGTCGGCTATAATTATCCGTCGCTGCTCGCCTGGAAAGACACCGCCATCAAGCGCACTGGCACCGGCGGCAACCGCAGTTACTACGAGAAACAAGGCATCAGCGTCTTTACCGGCAGCGCCCACTTTCTCAGTCCCAACGAGATTACCGTCAGCCGCCGCCACCTATCCGCGCGCAAATTCCTGATCGCTAGCGGCTCAACCTGGCGCGATGATCACATCCCGGGCCTCGACGAAGTGGCTTATCACACACCGCAAACCATCCTCTCGCTCAAGCGCCCGCCCAAAACACTGTTCGTTGTTGGCTCTGGCACAACGGTGATGGAGCTGGCATATTTGTTCTCGACTTTTGGCAGCAAAGTGTATGTCGCCGAAACTGCCGGACGCATCTTGCCCGAGTTTGATCAAGAAGTTGGCGAGCTGATCGCCGCTGATGCCAAGGCACAGCGCGGCATGAACATCCTCACCCAGACAAAGCTGGTCGCCGTCCAGAAAGACGGTATCGCAAAGCGCGTCACCTACGCTCGTGGTGGCCAGCAGCATTCAGTGCGTGTTGACGAGATCCTCATCGCCGATGACCGCTTGCCGACAACTGACATTGGCCTAGAAAATGCGGGCGTAGCATATACCGAACATGGCATTCAAGTCAGCGAAGCGATGCAGACTTCGGCACGGCACATCTTTGCGGCCGGTAGCGTCGTCGACCTTCAGGCGCAGACACATACCATTCTCAGCCATAGCCGCACCGCTGCACATAACCTACTACACCGTAATTTCATCGCGCTTGACGATACACCGCGCTTGACGATCGCATTCACCGACCCGCAGATCGCCCGAACGGGACTAGACGAGGACGACTGTCTGCGCCGTGATTTGAAAGTAAGTATTGCCCTTGCGCCACTGACCTTGACCGCTCGCAGCAACATCACCGACCGACGCAGTGGGTTCGTCAAATTGATCAGCGACAAAAAAGGCGTCCTGCTCGGCGCCACCATCGTTGCACCGGGCGCTAGCGACTTGATGACTGGCCTCAGCCTCGCCATCCGCCACGGCCTGACCGCCAAACAACTGATGAGCACGCCAAACTGCTTCGTTGCCTGGTCAGAGGCGGTGCGTATTGCGGCGGGGAAATTGGCAGCGTGA
- a CDS encoding divalent-cation tolerance protein CutA, protein MVRSKYSMTMVSVGKESEAKNIAKALVEQKLAACVQLLPVQSTYTWQGKFECDAEILMLIKSRKDDFAAIERVVRSLHSYDVAEIISFDITAGSQPYLDWIDETCR, encoded by the coding sequence ATGGTAAGGAGTAAATACTCCATGACCATGGTATCAGTAGGAAAAGAGAGTGAAGCGAAGAACATCGCCAAGGCCCTCGTCGAGCAAAAACTGGCCGCGTGCGTGCAGCTGCTGCCGGTTCAGTCAACCTACACTTGGCAAGGAAAATTTGAATGCGATGCAGAGATCTTGATGCTTATCAAGTCGCGCAAAGATGACTTCGCAGCAATTGAAAGAGTAGTCAGGTCACTCCATAGCTATGACGTGGCAGAGATAATCTCATTTGATATCACTGCTGGATCACAGCCGTATCTTGACTGGATCGACGAAACTTGTCGGTAG
- a CDS encoding 2'-5' RNA ligase family protein — MRAAETAYPVEKHMASVSLVFDNEQNAYLRDLSETMNLDFGEFIPHVTLINVTEQDMPRLKAAAAALPVLGRLVLDGVNFLPDKAGCVWVELRTQKTAWMVEARQQLLAALDGIHPGLDVDGFRPHITLGCVEAGTLDDVNMSAIPGQLPVITEPRAAACYNGVHGKVVEVVE, encoded by the coding sequence GTGCGCGCAGCAGAAACCGCATATCCAGTCGAAAAACATATGGCATCAGTCAGCCTCGTCTTTGATAATGAGCAGAATGCGTATCTTCGGGACTTGTCAGAAACAATGAATCTTGACTTTGGTGAGTTTATCCCACATGTGACATTGATTAACGTGACTGAGCAAGATATGCCACGCCTCAAGGCGGCCGCTGCGGCGCTGCCGGTCCTCGGGAGGTTGGTGCTTGATGGAGTCAACTTCCTGCCAGATAAGGCGGGCTGTGTTTGGGTGGAGCTGCGCACGCAGAAAACTGCCTGGATGGTTGAGGCGCGCCAGCAATTACTCGCGGCACTGGATGGTATTCACCCAGGGCTGGATGTTGATGGGTTCCGCCCGCACATCACGCTTGGTTGCGTCGAGGCCGGTACGCTGGACGACGTTAATATGAGCGCTATTCCAGGGCAACTACCGGTCATCACTGAGCCGCGTGCCGCTGCTTGCTACAACGGCGTGCACGGTAAGGTTGTCGAAGTAGTCGAGTAG
- the recA gene encoding recombinase RecA, with the protein MASTAKTDDKHQTDAATGTAQAPEKKVDDGKLKALGLAMDQITKQFGDGSIMKLGEAHKVDVEVIPSGSLSLDLALGGGYPKGRIIEIYGPESSGKTTLTLHAIAEIQKQGGTAAFIDAEHALDPSYAKRLGVDTENLLVSQPDNGEQALEITETLVRSNAVDLIVVDSVAALTPQAEIDGDMGDSHMGLQARLMSQALRKLTGIINKSKATVIFINQIRMKIGVMFGNPETTTGGNALKFYASQRVDIRRIGQIKVGDDILGNRTKIKVVKNKIAPPFRIAEFDIMYNEGISKTGDILDLAATHGIIEKSGAFYKYNGETIGQGRDKTKLYLKENPEVLAEIDQKVREKVKEGEN; encoded by the coding sequence ATGGCTAGCACAGCGAAAACCGATGACAAACATCAAACAGACGCCGCAACTGGTACAGCTCAGGCACCAGAAAAGAAGGTTGATGACGGGAAATTAAAAGCGCTGGGCCTGGCCATGGATCAAATCACCAAACAGTTTGGCGATGGCTCCATCATGAAACTCGGCGAGGCGCACAAAGTTGACGTTGAAGTGATTCCGTCGGGTTCGCTAAGCCTCGATTTGGCGCTAGGCGGCGGCTATCCAAAGGGTCGCATCATTGAAATTTACGGCCCCGAGAGTTCGGGTAAGACAACTCTGACACTGCACGCTATCGCCGAAATCCAAAAGCAGGGCGGCACAGCAGCCTTTATCGACGCTGAGCACGCACTTGACCCGAGCTATGCCAAGCGTTTGGGTGTGGATACCGAAAATCTGTTGGTATCGCAACCAGACAACGGTGAGCAGGCTTTGGAGATTACTGAAACCTTGGTGCGCTCAAATGCCGTGGATCTGATTGTGGTGGACTCAGTGGCGGCATTGACACCGCAAGCAGAAATTGATGGTGATATGGGCGATTCGCACATGGGTCTGCAGGCACGGCTGATGAGCCAGGCGCTGCGTAAACTAACTGGTATCATCAACAAGTCGAAAGCGACGGTGATTTTCATCAACCAGATTCGCATGAAGATTGGCGTGATGTTTGGCAATCCTGAGACCACGACGGGTGGTAACGCGTTGAAGTTTTACGCCTCGCAGCGGGTGGATATTCGCCGGATTGGGCAGATCAAGGTTGGCGATGACATCCTCGGTAACCGCACCAAGATCAAGGTGGTGAAAAATAAGATTGCGCCGCCATTTCGCATCGCTGAGTTTGACATTATGTATAATGAAGGTATTTCTAAAACTGGTGATATTCTGGATTTGGCAGCTACACATGGTATCATAGAAAAGTCAGGTGCCTTTTACAAGTATAACGGCGAGACCATTGGTCAAGGCCGTGATAAAACTAAGTTGTATCTGAAAGAAAATCCTGAGGTTCTGGCGGAAATTGACCAGAAGGTTCGGGAGAAAGTAAAAGAAGGAGAAAACTAG
- a CDS encoding type II secretion system protein, with product MDNMKRQAGFTVIEVLVAIIFLGVATAVAFTQLVTIQREHQNDRKKTAINAMHYSLEEAYYKQHGSYPEKITDETLPTMDKELLKDPSGKKLGDNGSAYRYEPTNCHSGKCKSYSLRAMLDGEADFVKDSRHK from the coding sequence ATGGACAACATGAAACGACAAGCAGGCTTTACGGTGATCGAGGTGTTGGTAGCGATTATATTTCTCGGTGTAGCCACGGCGGTGGCGTTCACCCAGCTAGTGACGATCCAACGCGAGCACCAAAACGACCGGAAAAAAACCGCTATTAATGCCATGCATTATAGCCTCGAAGAAGCCTATTACAAGCAGCACGGCTCTTATCCGGAAAAAATTACCGACGAGACACTACCGACCATGGACAAGGAATTACTCAAGGATCCGAGTGGTAAAAAGCTTGGCGACAATGGCAGCGCCTATCGCTACGAGCCGACTAATTGCCACAGCGGTAAATGTAAATCATATTCGCTCAGAGCCATGCTTGATGGTGAGGCAGACTTCGTCAAAGACAGCCGCCACAAATAA